A region of uncultured Desulfobacter sp. DNA encodes the following proteins:
- the hpt gene encoding hypoxanthine phosphoribosyltransferase, with protein sequence MPEFIPLISQQEIQEKIREIGQKITRDYKDLDLVVVGVLKGSFIFLADLVRHITIDHEIDLVGASSYEGTSSTGQIQITKPPDFDLEGRDVLLVEDIVDTGRTLVMLVKFMQGLNPRSIKICSLIDKNERREAKINVDYSCFSLDRGFIVGYGLDYNEKYRNLPEIFNLKLQS encoded by the coding sequence ATGCCAGAATTCATTCCTTTGATTTCCCAGCAGGAAATCCAGGAAAAAATCCGTGAGATTGGACAAAAAATCACCAGGGACTATAAAGACCTTGATCTTGTTGTTGTCGGGGTGCTCAAAGGATCATTTATTTTTCTGGCAGATCTTGTCCGGCACATCACCATTGATCATGAAATTGACCTGGTGGGGGCATCATCCTACGAAGGCACATCGTCTACGGGACAGATTCAGATTACCAAGCCCCCCGATTTTGATCTGGAAGGACGTGATGTGCTTCTTGTGGAAGATATCGTGGATACAGGACGGACCCTGGTCATGCTTGTCAAATTCATGCAGGGGTTAAACCCCCGGTCCATAAAAATATGTTCGCTGATTGACAAAAATGAACGTCGGGAAGCGAAAATCAACGTGGATTATTCATGCTTCAGTCTCGATCGTGGGTTCATCGTGGGCTACGGGCTTGACTACAATGAGAAATACAGAAACCTGCCGGAAATTTTTAATTTAAAGCTGCAAAGTTAA
- a CDS encoding DUF188 domain-containing protein has protein sequence MREFKESLRASGIDTGGPPPLAAKNCNAFANHLEKLISQDKRTTCQ, from the coding sequence ATGAGAGAATTCAAGGAGTCCTTGCGGGCCAGTGGTATCGACACCGGTGGTCCGCCTCCATTAGCTGCAAAGAACTGCAATGCGTTTGCAAATCATCTGGAGAAACTCATATCCCAAGACAAACGAACCACCTGTCAATAA
- a CDS encoding TIGR01212 family radical SAM protein (This family includes YhcC from E. coli K-12, an uncharacterized radical SAM protein.), giving the protein MEWRINLAGPDRIKRYSDYNAYLRNLFGERVQKISVDAGLTCPNRDGTLSRSGCIYCNAKGSGTGAFARGLSIARQIEAGKIGAQKKYKARKFLAYFQSFTNTYAPVAHLKALYDEALSCEGVVGMAVGTRPDCVDKEKIDLLDTYTKDYLVWLEYGLQSAHDATLALINRGHNFKAFQTAVALAAPKKRLNVCAHIILGLPGETRAMMLENARILADLGVNGVKIHLLYVVRGTALDEMYRQGLYSPLEQQAYVDLVCDFLERLPKSVIIQRITGDPHPDELVAPLWSARYRDTFNMIQHTLEARESCQGKCLT; this is encoded by the coding sequence ATGGAATGGAGGATTAATTTGGCTGGTCCTGACCGAATTAAACGGTATTCGGATTATAATGCTTATCTTCGCAACCTGTTTGGCGAGCGGGTGCAGAAAATTTCCGTGGATGCCGGGCTGACCTGCCCCAACCGGGACGGAACCCTGTCCAGATCCGGGTGTATTTACTGCAATGCAAAAGGGTCGGGAACCGGTGCCTTTGCCAGGGGGCTTTCCATTGCCCGGCAGATTGAGGCCGGCAAAATCGGGGCCCAAAAAAAATATAAGGCCAGAAAATTTCTTGCCTATTTCCAGTCCTTTACCAACACCTATGCCCCGGTGGCGCATCTTAAAGCCCTGTATGACGAGGCTTTGTCCTGTGAGGGGGTGGTGGGTATGGCTGTGGGCACACGCCCCGACTGTGTGGACAAAGAGAAGATCGATCTTCTTGACACCTATACAAAGGACTATCTTGTCTGGCTGGAATACGGGCTTCAGTCCGCCCATGACGCCACCCTTGCCCTGATCAACCGAGGGCATAATTTTAAAGCTTTTCAAACTGCCGTGGCCCTGGCTGCGCCTAAAAAAAGACTCAATGTCTGTGCCCATATTATTTTGGGTCTGCCCGGAGAAACCAGGGCCATGATGCTGGAAAATGCCAGGATTCTGGCAGATTTGGGGGTAAACGGCGTAAAAATTCACCTGCTTTATGTGGTACGGGGCACAGCCCTGGATGAGATGTATCGCCAGGGGCTGTATTCACCCTTAGAACAGCAGGCCTATGTGGACCTGGTCTGCGATTTTCTGGAGAGGCTGCCCAAATCCGTTATTATCCAGCGGATCACGGGGGATCCCCATCCGGATGAGCTTGTGGC
- a CDS encoding site-specific integrase: MKLTKEQISNIIDQYIEEGLDNIDDPLLPKRPLSPESVGNMIEGAEDVRSMAFEDLVAFNYKAVSTSADGFLVQRDIEPERDSNEYRQLCHGLLKASVGLMDVEVARTRGDYEFTFPYEKMGLADLKAITIVPAPTQPPTPQTKSPKIADLIEAWRSENITAELWKGRTLDRYTGYQSVILQIIGIDIPILSLNHETVRHLKEALLKLPCGMNKKAEFQGKTMPEIIELNESKGYPTLSVNTVNGYLTHLGAFFKWCVGQGHMLQNYADGAKIKTRKTKRPDEIRKAFFQTDLMVLFGSKDYREDKFRQSFQFWLPILALYTGARMNELAQLRLKDIKVVDGIPSLILQEDPDDPTISIKNAASLRTIPLHPFIAAELNFMRYVQSMRDKGEIRLFPELPLQNNNYGHKATKWFGTYKTKLGLDSKQLVFHSFRHTLTDNLKQQLITETLIDELTGHALQGETMGRYGKRYTVEVLTGRRC; encoded by the coding sequence GTGAAGCTAACAAAAGAACAGATATCAAACATCATTGATCAGTATATTGAAGAAGGCCTGGATAACATAGATGACCCACTCCTGCCCAAACGCCCCCTATCTCCTGAATCCGTCGGAAACATGATCGAAGGCGCAGAAGATGTCCGGTCCATGGCCTTTGAAGATCTGGTCGCCTTCAATTACAAAGCTGTGAGCACGTCAGCAGACGGCTTTCTTGTGCAGCGTGACATAGAACCGGAAAGGGATTCCAACGAATATCGGCAGCTTTGCCACGGCCTACTTAAAGCAAGTGTCGGCCTGATGGATGTCGAAGTTGCAAGAACAAGAGGTGACTATGAATTCACCTTCCCTTACGAAAAGATGGGTCTTGCGGACCTGAAGGCAATAACGATAGTACCGGCTCCGACCCAACCACCAACACCCCAAACTAAATCTCCCAAAATCGCTGATCTGATTGAAGCATGGCGCTCAGAAAACATAACAGCAGAACTGTGGAAAGGCAGGACGCTTGATCGATACACAGGCTACCAGTCCGTAATACTTCAAATCATTGGTATTGACATCCCCATTCTTTCCCTCAACCATGAGACGGTACGCCACTTGAAAGAGGCGCTATTAAAACTCCCATGCGGAATGAATAAGAAGGCCGAATTTCAAGGCAAAACAATGCCTGAGATAATCGAACTCAATGAATCTAAAGGCTATCCCACCCTGAGTGTGAACACCGTCAATGGCTACTTGACCCACTTGGGTGCCTTCTTCAAATGGTGTGTCGGGCAAGGCCACATGTTACAGAATTATGCTGATGGTGCCAAGATCAAAACCAGGAAAACCAAGAGACCCGATGAAATCAGAAAGGCCTTTTTCCAAACGGACCTAATGGTCCTATTCGGGTCTAAAGATTACCGGGAGGACAAGTTCAGGCAATCTTTCCAGTTCTGGCTTCCCATCCTTGCATTATATACTGGTGCCAGAATGAACGAACTTGCACAACTTAGACTCAAGGATATTAAGGTGGTGGATGGTATCCCGTCCCTCATATTACAAGAAGACCCCGACGACCCAACCATCAGCATCAAAAATGCTGCCTCTCTTCGGACGATTCCCCTGCATCCGTTTATTGCCGCAGAACTGAATTTCATGAGATATGTCCAGTCGATGAGAGACAAGGGAGAAATCCGGTTATTCCCCGAATTACCGCTTCAGAATAACAACTACGGACACAAGGCAACCAAGTGGTTCGGGACTTACAAGACCAAACTCGGCCTGGATTCAAAACAGTTGGTGTTCCACTCTTTCCGGCACACCCTGACGGACAATCTCAAGCAACAACTTATTACCGAAACACTTATTGACGAACTCACAGGTCATGCCCTTCAGGGCGAAACCATGGGCAGATATGGTAAACGGTATACCGTGGAGGTTCTTACCGGGAGGCGGTGTTAA
- a CDS encoding J domain-containing protein has protein sequence MAQDYYKTLGINKTATPEEIKKAYRKLALKYHPDKTKGDKALEDKFKIISEAYAVLSDPEKRKQYDTYGSADFQQKFSQEDIFRNFDLGDILKEFGFGGGGFNRSGGFSSGFGQGGGKTSFSGMGGNPFFQNAGPGGGGGRRAPARGKDLEYEIPLSLDELLNGAGKTITISQNGQAKAIEVKIPKGLTQGKKIRLAGKGESGANGGPAGNLYIKSSPSLPPGITLEGNDILMAKDVRLTQALLGDKIEVNTPSGKAINLTLPAGTGHKAKMRLPGMGIPHMKGNGCGDLYVVINIVMPKTLDQKQQKLIEELKETGL, from the coding sequence ATGGCGCAAGATTACTACAAAACTCTTGGTATAAATAAAACGGCTACCCCCGAAGAAATTAAAAAGGCTTACAGAAAACTGGCCCTTAAATACCACCCGGATAAAACCAAAGGGGACAAGGCACTTGAAGATAAATTCAAAATCATCTCCGAAGCCTATGCGGTTCTCAGCGACCCTGAAAAGAGAAAACAGTATGACACTTACGGGTCTGCGGATTTCCAGCAAAAATTTTCCCAGGAAGATATTTTCAGGAACTTTGACCTGGGAGACATTCTCAAAGAGTTTGGTTTTGGTGGCGGCGGGTTTAACCGGTCCGGCGGTTTTTCCTCTGGGTTTGGACAGGGCGGTGGAAAAACCTCGTTTTCAGGCATGGGGGGCAATCCCTTTTTTCAGAACGCCGGACCCGGAGGAGGAGGCGGCCGCAGAGCCCCGGCCCGTGGCAAAGACCTGGAATATGAAATTCCTTTGAGTCTGGACGAACTGCTCAATGGGGCTGGAAAAACCATCACCATTTCCCAGAACGGCCAGGCAAAAGCAATTGAAGTAAAAATTCCCAAGGGCCTGACCCAGGGCAAAAAAATCAGACTGGCAGGCAAAGGTGAATCAGGTGCCAACGGCGGTCCTGCCGGCAATCTTTACATAAAATCCAGCCCGTCCCTGCCCCCGGGCATTACCCTGGAGGGTAATGATATCCTGATGGCAAAGGATGTCCGGCTCACCCAGGCTCTTTTGGGGGACAAGATTGAAGTGAATACCCCGTCAGGGAAAGCCATAAATCTGACATTGCCGGCGGGTACCGGTCACAAGGCAAAAATGCGTTTGCCGGGTATGGGAATCCCCCATATGAAAGGAAATGGTTGCGGAGATCTCTATGTTGTGATTAATATAGTAATGCCAAAGACTTTGGATCAAAAGCAGCAGAAGCTAATCGAAGAACTTAAGGAAACAGGACTGTAA
- a CDS encoding DUF3426 domain-containing protein, whose product MIITCEKCLTRFALDDALIKPGGSKVRCSQCQHVFTAFPAKIPDVAPEIEMPDLPEPQVQAISFDAPELQGDSGPDEPLDGDFDITYDSDSQDTDMEDLEIDFPDLDFDEPDLGDTGFNQDRSDHQADPDAAYFQKHETDIEDPNQNLDDDGLDFESAEFKSGFGLDESESDLQDGGLELDAPDFEFEEIKDAASSMSVSVSADEDTADIEISFDQEEGLELELADLSFDMDNTAEQASFADGLELEAQEDEVPELELDNGSQADLAMEDDGADSFPESEDVAIDVPALHHGETTEEQSDIPADEDDLSSNVVNLELGDAEEPDARNVDDEAGEEVSEATEQAVSDQDKFEEYDKVLEQQTEPENSAYVAEISQPLTESPIETATDELMDPDPLVDPPSAQSIRQKRGAKKKQKGSLMVKILLVLLLLLLAVYVAIIRLGLNVPMVSDIQLPFITEWLQPKQAPQPPLKPVPDEPSIDGRFVSNKSAGDLFVVTGRINNPSRSAVSYIQVKGALMTKNNAKASVLTAYCGNIISEEELKSGNISDITKQMSVRGGNQNTNVNIKPGGSIMFMLVFSNLPEDLANFTVAVQEYEPAEK is encoded by the coding sequence ATGATAATTACCTGCGAAAAGTGCTTGACCCGATTTGCCCTTGATGACGCCCTGATCAAGCCTGGGGGGTCAAAGGTCAGATGCAGTCAATGTCAGCATGTGTTTACAGCCTTTCCAGCGAAGATTCCGGATGTGGCCCCGGAAATTGAAATGCCTGACCTGCCGGAACCCCAAGTGCAGGCCATCTCCTTTGATGCACCCGAACTGCAAGGCGATTCCGGTCCTGACGAGCCACTGGATGGCGATTTCGACATTACCTATGATTCGGACAGTCAGGATACTGACATGGAAGATTTAGAGATTGATTTCCCGGATCTTGACTTCGATGAACCGGACCTGGGCGATACGGGATTCAACCAAGATCGGTCTGATCACCAGGCAGACCCGGACGCGGCGTATTTCCAGAAACATGAGACTGATATTGAAGACCCGAACCAAAATCTTGACGACGATGGCCTTGATTTTGAATCTGCAGAATTTAAATCTGGTTTTGGATTAGATGAATCAGAGTCGGACCTTCAGGATGGTGGCCTTGAACTGGACGCCCCGGATTTCGAGTTTGAAGAAATTAAAGATGCCGCCTCCTCTATGTCGGTATCAGTATCTGCAGACGAGGATACTGCCGATATTGAAATAAGTTTTGACCAGGAAGAAGGTTTGGAGCTTGAACTGGCCGATTTGTCCTTTGATATGGATAACACAGCCGAACAGGCATCCTTCGCTGATGGTCTTGAATTGGAGGCCCAAGAGGATGAAGTTCCTGAACTTGAACTTGACAATGGCTCCCAGGCAGACCTTGCCATGGAAGATGACGGTGCGGATTCATTCCCGGAATCCGAAGACGTAGCGATTGATGTACCTGCCCTGCATCATGGGGAAACAACTGAAGAACAATCGGATATACCAGCAGACGAAGACGATTTGTCTTCCAATGTCGTCAACCTTGAATTGGGTGACGCCGAAGAACCGGATGCCCGGAACGTGGATGATGAAGCGGGTGAGGAAGTGAGTGAGGCAACTGAGCAGGCCGTCTCGGACCAGGATAAATTCGAGGAGTATGACAAGGTTCTGGAACAGCAGACCGAGCCGGAAAACAGCGCATATGTGGCGGAAATCTCACAGCCATTGACCGAGAGCCCAATCGAGACCGCCACCGATGAGTTGATGGATCCAGACCCCTTGGTTGATCCTCCTTCGGCACAAAGTATCCGTCAAAAACGAGGAGCCAAGAAGAAACAAAAGGGAAGCCTGATGGTTAAAATTCTGCTGGTGCTGCTTCTGCTTCTTTTGGCTGTTTATGTGGCCATTATCCGCCTTGGTCTCAACGTTCCGATGGTATCTGATATTCAACTGCCCTTTATTACGGAGTGGCTTCAGCCCAAACAGGCACCCCAGCCTCCATTGAAACCTGTCCCGGACGAACCCAGTATTGATGGGCGGTTTGTTTCCAATAAAAGCGCAGGAGACCTGTTCGTCGTCACAGGCAGGATTAATAATCCATCCCGCAGTGCTGTCAGCTATATCCAGGTTAAAGGCGCTCTGATGACCAAAAATAACGCCAAAGCAAGTGTCCTGACGGCTTATTGCGGCAATATAATTTCCGAAGAGGAGCTTAAGTCCGGAAATATCTCGGACATAACCAAGCAGATGAGTGTACGAGGGGGCAATCAGAACACCAATGTCAATATCAAGCCCGGGGGCTCAATCATGTTCATGCTGGTCTTTTCAAATCTGCCCGAGGATCTGGCCAATTTTACAGTGGCGGTACAGGAATATGAACCTGCTGAAAAATAA
- a CDS encoding translation initiation factor Sui1, with protein MKNRDSNSRLVYSTESGRICPTCGKQAAKCICKKKNTHTSPRGDGQILVERSTKGRNGKGVTLITGLTLESTSLRELAKELKQKCGTGGTVKNGTIEIQGDHRDLLTEHLNSLGYKAKKAGG; from the coding sequence TTGAAAAATCGAGACTCAAATAGCAGACTTGTCTATTCAACTGAATCAGGAAGGATCTGTCCGACCTGTGGTAAGCAGGCTGCTAAATGTATCTGCAAAAAGAAAAACACACATACAAGCCCCAGAGGTGACGGGCAGATCCTTGTGGAAAGATCGACCAAGGGAAGGAACGGAAAAGGCGTAACCCTCATTACGGGTCTTACGCTTGAAAGCACCTCCTTAAGGGAGCTTGCCAAAGAACTAAAACAAAAATGCGGTACTGGCGGTACGGTAAAAAACGGTACTATAGAAATCCAAGGAGATCACCGTGATTTATTGACCGAACATCTCAACTCTCTTGGATATAAAGCAAAAAAAGCTGGGGGATAA
- a CDS encoding IS1634 family transposase, with product MEIPNTEKWRFTDVRFLPIFKEYAKRINLVETINAMVDTQMELSIGDTVLAMIIDTLSGRTPLYRLEESFKGMDTELLLGKTIAPGQFNDTNLGRAMDQLFHAGTHKIFSQLSQNAIGCFKLDTRYHHFDTTSVSVFGDYDHPDQPLNITYGYSKAKRPDLKQFMVSMLCVDRNIPIIGKTQDGNASDKTLNNELLSNISAHMAEYGFSPGASIYVADSAFVITDNLTVADKNGIRFLSRLPANFSECKRVISEAVLADDWQDIGVLAESQSEKRPAAIYRHFDTTVTIEDTCYRAIVVHSNANDKRRQKRIDRIIKNSKDELEKTIKNMVSQPFKCRPDAEIAAEKLAKAAETSLHKMRVDIAEIPKYGKRRPKTGEVRKPQRIEYDLKVTIEDDSEKIEKLRLDAGCFVLITNVPIQDKDQNWSGAELLRLYKEQDGIEKNFGFLKDPAIVNAIFLKKPQRVEALGLVLLISLLLWRLVERNLKLYVKNTGNLLPGWKKQLTRTPTSFMMTTKFLNILIITVGKQRKLAKPFNKTQLQYLEALEVNPKCFVSP from the coding sequence ATGGAAATACCCAACACTGAAAAATGGCGTTTCACCGATGTCCGGTTTCTACCGATTTTTAAAGAATACGCAAAGCGGATCAATTTGGTAGAGACGATTAATGCTATGGTTGATACACAGATGGAGCTATCTATTGGAGATACTGTTCTTGCAATGATAATTGATACCCTCTCAGGAAGAACTCCACTGTACCGCCTTGAAGAATCCTTCAAGGGCATGGACACCGAACTCCTTCTTGGTAAAACCATTGCCCCTGGCCAATTCAATGATACCAATCTTGGACGGGCAATGGATCAGCTTTTTCACGCAGGGACGCACAAAATTTTTTCTCAACTTTCCCAGAATGCCATCGGTTGTTTCAAGCTGGACACACGCTATCACCATTTTGACACTACATCCGTTTCAGTATTTGGTGATTATGATCACCCCGACCAACCTTTGAACATCACCTACGGATACAGTAAGGCCAAACGACCGGATTTGAAACAATTCATGGTTTCTATGCTGTGCGTGGATCGTAACATTCCAATCATAGGAAAAACTCAGGACGGCAACGCCTCGGACAAAACCCTCAATAACGAACTTCTGTCCAATATTTCAGCCCATATGGCCGAATATGGTTTTTCTCCCGGAGCATCCATTTATGTGGCCGATTCAGCCTTTGTAATCACTGATAATCTGACAGTTGCAGACAAGAACGGTATCCGCTTTTTGAGCCGACTACCGGCCAACTTCAGTGAGTGCAAGCGGGTCATATCGGAAGCTGTTTTGGCTGATGACTGGCAAGATATCGGGGTCTTGGCCGAAAGCCAAAGTGAAAAACGCCCTGCGGCCATCTATCGTCATTTCGATACAACGGTCACCATTGAAGATACATGTTACAGGGCAATTGTGGTTCATTCCAACGCCAATGATAAAAGACGGCAAAAGCGTATTGATCGCATTATAAAAAACAGCAAGGACGAACTCGAAAAAACAATCAAGAATATGGTTTCCCAGCCCTTTAAGTGCCGACCAGATGCTGAAATCGCGGCAGAAAAGTTGGCCAAGGCTGCTGAAACAAGCCTTCATAAAATGCGTGTGGACATTGCCGAAATACCCAAATACGGTAAAAGACGTCCCAAAACTGGAGAAGTCAGAAAGCCACAACGGATTGAATATGATTTAAAAGTCACCATCGAAGACGATTCTGAAAAGATAGAGAAACTCAGGCTTGATGCAGGTTGCTTTGTACTCATTACCAATGTCCCGATTCAGGATAAAGATCAGAACTGGTCGGGAGCTGAATTGCTTCGGCTCTACAAAGAGCAAGACGGGATCGAAAAAAATTTCGGGTTTCTTAAGGATCCCGCTATCGTTAACGCTATATTCCTGAAAAAACCCCAGCGTGTGGAGGCCTTGGGATTGGTCCTTCTTATTTCTCTCCTCCTTTGGCGCCTGGTTGAAAGAAATTTGAAGCTGTATGTAAAAAATACGGGCAATCTCTTGCCAGGATGGAAGAAGCAGTTAACCAGAACCCCCACATCCTTCATGATGACTACAAAATTCCTTAACATTTTAATCATAACGGTTGGAAAACAGCGAAAATTGGCAAAACCTTTCAACAAAACACAACTTCAATATCTTGAGGCCTTGGAAGTAAACCCCAAATGCTTTGTTTCGCCATGA
- the mnmG gene encoding tRNA uridine-5-carboxymethylaminomethyl(34) synthesis enzyme MnmG, translating to MNIFKNRYDVIVVGAGHAGCEAALAAARMGCDTLLLTIDMDKIAAMPCSPSIGGTAKGQLVKEIDALGGWMAKVSDSSAIQYRTLNTRKGPAVQSTRTQNDKNMYSRNMKHVLEKAQNLDLKQAMVESLIIENNEIKGITDNTGFEYFADCVVITTGTFLRGTVHIGSSKIHAGRAGEFASTGLALSIEAMGLEMGRMKTGTPPRLHADSIDFSQFNVHGSDEVIRPFSFSTTKVTTPMLPSFMGQTNPGTHEIIRSNLKYSALYGGHIKGRSARYCPSFEDKVVKFPDRESHHVILEYEGIDSKEIYASGLGNSLPLEIQYQVVRSVKGLEQAQIMRPAYAIEYDYVSPLELTPALETKKIKRLFLAGQINGTSGYEEAGGQGLWAGANAAAKVLGRPPFILARSQAYIAVMVDDLVTRGTKEPYRMFTSRAEYRLLLREDNADLRLARIGYEYGLTDKTRLDEVSRIKADTEKELERVSRTVVKPSDETNAFLAAHNSNPIDNGVPLTQLLKRAELNYGLLKQIAPAPEPLQERAARQVEIEIKYEGYIRRQYNEIKKFEDLERIKIPSEFSFDAAHGLSNEIREKLNRINPASLGQASRIDGMTPAAISVLMVAITAFRQNRPQVPENGN from the coding sequence ATGAACATTTTTAAAAACAGATATGATGTCATTGTGGTGGGGGCAGGGCACGCCGGGTGCGAAGCGGCCCTGGCCGCGGCCCGCATGGGCTGTGACACCCTGCTGCTCACCATTGATATGGACAAAATTGCCGCCATGCCCTGCAGTCCCTCCATTGGCGGTACAGCCAAGGGACAGCTGGTCAAGGAGATTGATGCCCTGGGCGGCTGGATGGCAAAGGTATCAGATTCATCAGCCATCCAGTACCGGACCCTGAACACCCGTAAAGGCCCGGCAGTCCAGTCCACCCGTACCCAGAATGACAAGAACATGTATTCCCGGAATATGAAACATGTCCTGGAAAAGGCTCAAAATCTGGATCTCAAGCAGGCCATGGTGGAGTCTTTGATTATTGAAAACAATGAAATCAAAGGCATTACCGACAACACCGGGTTTGAATATTTTGCAGACTGTGTGGTCATTACCACGGGCACCTTTCTGCGGGGCACCGTCCATATCGGTTCTTCTAAAATCCATGCAGGCCGCGCCGGAGAGTTTGCCTCCACAGGACTGGCTTTAAGTATTGAAGCCATGGGGCTTGAGATGGGCCGGATGAAAACAGGCACCCCGCCGCGTCTGCACGCCGATTCCATTGATTTTTCACAATTCAATGTCCACGGATCAGACGAGGTGATCAGGCCTTTTTCCTTTTCCACCACCAAAGTAACAACCCCCATGTTGCCAAGCTTCATGGGCCAGACCAACCCGGGCACCCATGAGATAATCCGCAGCAACCTGAAGTATTCCGCCCTGTACGGCGGACACATCAAAGGCCGGTCCGCCAGGTACTGCCCCTCCTTTGAAGACAAGGTGGTCAAATTTCCGGACCGGGAATCCCACCATGTGATCCTGGAATATGAAGGCATCGACTCCAAGGAAATTTATGCGTCGGGCCTTGGCAACAGCCTGCCCCTTGAGATTCAGTACCAGGTGGTGCGGTCGGTAAAAGGCCTTGAACAAGCCCAGATCATGCGTCCGGCCTATGCCATTGAGTACGATTATGTGTCGCCTTTGGAACTGACGCCTGCCCTTGAAACCAAAAAGATTAAAAGGTTGTTTCTGGCCGGGCAGATCAACGGCACCTCAGGCTATGAAGAGGCCGGGGGACAGGGCCTTTGGGCCGGAGCCAATGCTGCGGCGAAAGTACTTGGCCGCCCGCCGTTTATTCTGGCCCGGTCCCAGGCCTATATTGCGGTCATGGTGGATGATCTTGTCACCCGGGGTACCAAAGAACCCTACCGCATGTTCACCTCCAGGGCGGAATACCGTCTGCTGCTGCGGGAAGACAATGCCGATCTGCGCCTGGCCCGGATTGGTTACGAATACGGCTTGACAGATAAAACGCGCCTGGATGAAGTTTCCCGGATCAAGGCAGACACGGAAAAAGAACTTGAACGGGTCAGCCGCACCGTGGTTAAACCCAGTGATGAAACCAATGCCTTTCTTGCCGCACACAACTCCAATCCCATTGATAACGGTGTTCCGTTAACCCAGTTGCTTAAACGTGCGGAGCTGAACTACGGTCTTTTGAAACAGATCGCCCCTGCACCGGAGCCTTTGCAGGAACGCGCGGCCCGGCAGGTTGAAATCGAAATCAAATATGAAGGGTATATCCGACGCCAGTACAATGAAATTAAAAAGTTTGAAGATCTGGAACGGATAAAAATTCCGTCTGAATTCTCCTTTGATGCGGCCCACGGCCTGTCCAATGAGATCCGGGAAAAGCTCAACCGCATCAACCCTGCATCCCTGGGCCAGGCATCCCGCATTGACGGCATGACTCCTGCGGCCATCTCTGTTCTCATGGTTGCCATTACCGCATTCAGACAAAACCGGCCCCAGGTCCCTGAGAATGGAAACTGA
- a CDS encoding DUF188 domain-containing protein has protein sequence MKIWVDADACPAVIKNILFKASQRTRVPLTLVANQYMHIPRLEWIKLLQVAPGFDVADNEIVKRLEIGDLVITSDIPLAAQVLEKGGHALSPRGELYSSDSIRGHLHLG, from the coding sequence ATGAAAATATGGGTAGATGCCGATGCATGTCCTGCAGTGATTAAGAATATTTTGTTTAAAGCATCCCAGCGTACAAGAGTGCCATTAACGCTGGTTGCCAATCAATACATGCACATCCCACGACTGGAGTGGATTAAGCTATTACAAGTTGCTCCCGGCTTTGACGTTGCTGACAATGAGATTGTGAAAAGACTTGAGATTGGAGATCTCGTCATCACCAGCGATATCCCCTTGGCGGCGCAAGTGTTGGAAAAGGGTGGCCATGCCCTCAGCCCCCGTGGTGAATTATATTCTTCAGACAGCATCAGAGGCCACCTTCACTTGGGATGA